In Nitrospira sp., one DNA window encodes the following:
- a CDS encoding TolC family protein, with product MATTDNTILHSRALLLFLLTLLSPAMPVAAAAEGQPALQGASANLLQLYDLALATNPVVEGRKYSVVQAEAQHDQARSKLLPQVSATGNITWNELTQETSNLFTLQTTDVTSRYQGLRGVVQARQALFDLASYRAYEGAGFTVKQAEQDLEDARMGLATELVDRYLEFLEAQDEASYLQGELELTDGDMQRIRRMHERAMAKVTDLYEVEAYYQTLKTRELEIHNAKAVALEKVREVVGVPVADLARLTKEELPPVPGQSDQWVVDAVEHHPAIRALQHAMDAAAKVIASRWANHLPQLSLQMSGLYAKNAGFDNLPLDYTVGSLGLQLNVPLFSGGSTKAEEHEAVARFAIVKHKRVEKQREVERETRTAYLSAQTGHSRIASTAREVEARVKARDGQQRGYELGVSTIVALLEAKKNLLKSRFGYAKARYDYIRSLVALRVWGGTLTRTDMQELNSWLARN from the coding sequence ATGGCTACCACGGACAACACGATACTGCACTCCCGAGCCCTCTTGCTGTTCTTGCTCACCCTCCTCAGCCCGGCGATGCCGGTGGCGGCCGCCGCTGAGGGCCAACCCGCTCTCCAAGGGGCCTCGGCCAATTTGCTCCAGCTCTACGATCTCGCCCTAGCCACCAATCCGGTCGTGGAGGGCCGGAAGTATTCCGTCGTGCAGGCGGAAGCCCAGCATGATCAGGCTCGCAGCAAGCTCTTGCCCCAAGTGTCGGCCACCGGCAACATCACATGGAACGAACTCACTCAAGAAACCAGCAACCTCTTCACTCTGCAGACAACGGATGTCACCTCACGATATCAGGGGTTGCGCGGTGTTGTGCAGGCCCGGCAGGCGCTGTTTGACCTGGCCTCCTATCGCGCCTATGAAGGAGCCGGCTTTACCGTCAAGCAGGCTGAGCAGGACTTGGAGGATGCGCGCATGGGGCTTGCCACCGAGTTAGTCGATCGCTACTTGGAGTTCTTGGAAGCACAGGATGAGGCCAGTTACTTGCAGGGCGAGCTCGAATTGACCGACGGGGATATGCAGCGGATACGCCGTATGCACGAGCGCGCCATGGCGAAGGTCACCGATCTCTACGAGGTGGAGGCCTACTACCAGACGCTCAAAACGCGCGAACTCGAAATCCACAATGCGAAGGCGGTTGCACTGGAAAAGGTGCGCGAGGTGGTCGGGGTGCCGGTGGCCGATCTGGCTCGGCTCACGAAAGAGGAGTTGCCGCCTGTGCCCGGGCAGTCCGATCAGTGGGTCGTCGACGCGGTCGAGCATCATCCGGCGATCCGTGCGTTGCAACACGCGATGGACGCGGCCGCCAAGGTCATTGCCAGTCGGTGGGCCAACCATCTCCCACAGTTGTCCCTGCAGATGTCAGGCCTTTACGCCAAGAATGCCGGGTTCGACAACCTCCCGCTTGACTACACGGTCGGTAGCTTGGGCTTGCAGCTCAATGTGCCCTTGTTTTCCGGTGGAAGCACGAAAGCCGAGGAACACGAAGCCGTTGCCCGCTTCGCAATCGTGAAACACAAGCGCGTGGAAAAGCAACGTGAGGTCGAGCGGGAGACGAGGACGGCGTATCTGAGTGCCCAAACCGGCCACTCGCGTATTGCCTCGACCGCGCGCGAGGTGGAGGCCCGGGTCAAGGCCCGGGATGGACAGCAACGGGGCTACGAGTTGGGAGTCTCCACGATTGTGGCCCTACTGGAAGCAAAAAAGAATCTCTTGAAATCCCGGTTTGGCTACGCCAAGGCCCGCTATGACTATATCCGATCGCTCGTGGCCCTGCGGGTATGGGGCGGGACCCTCACGCGGACGGATATGCAGGAACTCAACAGTTGGTTAGCGCGGAACTGA
- a CDS encoding HlyD family type I secretion periplasmic adaptor subunit codes for MADQLLEGPRPVLSDDRAIRRQGLALVLVVFGGFGAWASLAPLTSAALAPGIITVEHYRKTVQHLEGGIIRTLDVHDGDSVQQDQVLATLDDTQSRAQLEVFRGQLYFRIAQEARLAAQRDGLRSVNYPEELLRHHSDSRVQEAIQLQNQTFRVRQAAYDGESAVYRRQIEQLGAKVEGLRAQKHSKDRLVDSYRGDVADFKSLLQEGYTEKQKVQELDRALAQSEGQRGELVSDIAASELQIAEIELKILQLQKDLQREVAKELSEVQAESFELREKVQSLESTVNRTVIKAPVAGMVLGLSVHTIGAVIPPGGRLLDVVPKDQKLIIEAQVAPIDIDRVKVGQVAEVRFSAFKTRDVPTIEGTLISVSADRIVGDNKESTSGEVAYYLARVAVSADGLEALSAADLALVPGMPAEVLINTGARTLVQYLMKPLTDTFKRAFIED; via the coding sequence GTGGCTGACCAGTTGCTCGAAGGCCCACGTCCGGTGTTGAGCGACGATCGTGCGATCCGCCGACAGGGGCTGGCGCTCGTGCTGGTGGTCTTCGGGGGATTCGGAGCCTGGGCCTCGCTGGCCCCCCTGACGAGTGCCGCCTTAGCTCCTGGCATCATCACCGTCGAGCACTATCGCAAAACCGTCCAGCATCTTGAGGGCGGCATCATTCGCACGCTGGATGTGCATGACGGGGACTCCGTGCAGCAAGACCAGGTGCTCGCCACCCTGGACGATACCCAATCCCGTGCCCAGCTCGAAGTCTTTCGGGGTCAGCTCTATTTTCGGATCGCACAGGAAGCTCGCCTGGCTGCGCAGCGCGACGGACTCCGATCCGTGAACTATCCCGAGGAATTACTTAGGCACCATAGCGATTCGCGGGTGCAGGAAGCCATCCAGTTGCAGAATCAAACGTTCCGGGTGCGCCAGGCGGCGTACGACGGCGAGAGTGCCGTGTATCGCCGACAGATCGAGCAACTGGGTGCCAAAGTGGAGGGGCTTCGGGCGCAAAAGCATAGTAAAGATCGCCTCGTGGACTCCTACCGCGGCGACGTGGCCGACTTCAAGAGTCTGCTGCAGGAAGGGTACACCGAAAAGCAAAAGGTCCAGGAACTGGACCGGGCCTTGGCCCAGAGCGAGGGGCAGCGTGGAGAGTTGGTGTCCGATATTGCGGCGAGCGAGTTGCAAATCGCCGAGATTGAACTGAAGATTCTGCAGCTGCAGAAAGATTTACAACGGGAAGTGGCCAAGGAACTGAGCGAAGTCCAAGCTGAATCGTTCGAACTCCGAGAGAAAGTGCAGTCGCTTGAAAGTACGGTGAACCGCACCGTGATCAAGGCCCCGGTCGCCGGAATGGTGCTGGGGCTGTCTGTGCATACCATCGGGGCGGTTATTCCCCCGGGAGGCCGCCTGCTCGACGTCGTGCCCAAGGATCAGAAGCTGATCATCGAAGCCCAAGTTGCTCCCATCGACATTGATCGGGTCAAGGTGGGGCAGGTGGCTGAGGTGCGGTTCAGCGCGTTCAAGACCCGCGATGTGCCCACGATCGAAGGGACACTGATCAGTGTCTCGGCGGATCGGATTGTCGGGGACAACAAAGAGAGCACAAGCGGCGAGGTCGCTTACTATTTGGCCCGGGTCGCAGTCTCTGCAGACGGACTCGAAGCCCTAAGCGCGGCCGACCTCGCACTGGTGCCGGGGATGCCTGCGGAGGTGCTCATCAACACCGGGGCACGGACCCTGGTCCAGTATTTGATGAAGCCTCTCACCGACACCTTCAAACGCGCCTTCATCGAGGATTGA
- a CDS encoding type I secretion system permease/ATPase yields MSTPTTNFTNEPSDLRQALGACRRSFLSTAFFSLFVNVLMLVPAIYMMAVYDRVLMSGSESTLMMLSLITVFLFFVLGGLEWVRARVLVATSARLDEQLGDRVFDAIFAKSLTSSGAAATAQPLNDLVQIRQFLTGQGLLAFFDAPWIPIYVGLMFLFHLYFGAVAVLSMLLLAGLAIWNEVATRTDLAEANRESIEATQFAQRNLRNAEVVEAMGMLPRLRARWQVRQMKVLVLQSQASTKASLINALSRTFRLTVQSAVLGLGAYLAIHKEITPGLVISGSILLGRALAPLDQMIGGWRGFLGAREAYRRLDHLLRTIPVRESRMALPALRGKITLEGLVIAVPGRTEPILNGITLTIEPGTAVALIGPSAAGKSTLARAMLGLYPPTHGRACLDGADILNWDRIQLGESIGYLPQDVELLDGTVAENIARFGAVDAKRVVEAAQWTGIHEMVLTLPQAYDTPLIGGGVALSAGQQQRIGIARAIYGRPRVVVLDEPNANLDMAGETALMATVQHLQRDGCTVVVVTHRTNVLQVVHKVALIIGGKVAHYGPRVEVLAAMAKPPQPPGPARPTGLGSRGPGMPEPQEVTS; encoded by the coding sequence ATGTCCACTCCAACAACCAATTTCACGAACGAGCCGTCCGATCTTCGCCAAGCCCTGGGTGCCTGTCGCCGCTCCTTTCTGAGCACCGCGTTCTTTAGCCTCTTTGTGAATGTGCTGATGCTCGTGCCGGCGATCTACATGATGGCCGTCTATGATCGAGTGTTGATGAGCGGGAGCGAATCGACACTGATGATGCTCTCTCTCATTACCGTATTTCTGTTTTTCGTGCTCGGGGGGCTTGAATGGGTCCGGGCCCGGGTGTTGGTGGCAACGAGTGCGCGGCTCGACGAACAGCTGGGCGACCGGGTATTCGATGCCATCTTTGCCAAGTCTCTCACGAGCAGCGGGGCAGCCGCGACGGCCCAGCCGTTGAATGACCTAGTGCAGATCCGGCAATTTCTGACTGGGCAGGGGTTACTGGCCTTTTTTGATGCGCCGTGGATCCCGATCTATGTCGGGCTCATGTTTCTCTTTCATCTGTATTTCGGGGCTGTGGCCGTCCTATCGATGTTGCTGTTGGCGGGGCTCGCGATCTGGAACGAGGTGGCGACACGCACCGACCTGGCGGAGGCCAACCGAGAGTCGATCGAGGCCACCCAGTTCGCGCAGCGTAATTTGCGCAATGCCGAGGTGGTCGAGGCCATGGGCATGTTGCCCCGCCTGCGTGCGCGCTGGCAGGTTCGGCAAATGAAGGTGTTGGTGCTACAAAGTCAAGCCAGCACCAAAGCGAGTTTGATCAACGCATTGTCGCGGACATTCCGTCTCACGGTTCAATCGGCCGTGTTGGGCCTTGGGGCCTATCTGGCCATCCATAAGGAGATCACGCCAGGGCTGGTCATCTCCGGATCGATTCTCTTGGGGCGGGCGTTGGCCCCGCTCGATCAAATGATCGGCGGGTGGCGCGGGTTTCTCGGGGCGCGGGAGGCCTATCGGCGGCTCGATCACCTCCTCCGCACCATCCCGGTCCGCGAGTCCCGGATGGCGCTGCCGGCGCTCCGGGGGAAAATCACATTGGAGGGGCTCGTGATTGCGGTTCCAGGGCGGACGGAACCGATTCTAAACGGGATTACTCTCACCATCGAGCCAGGGACCGCGGTGGCGCTCATTGGGCCGAGCGCTGCGGGAAAATCTACGTTGGCCCGGGCGATGCTCGGGCTGTATCCACCGACGCACGGACGGGCGTGCCTCGATGGAGCGGACATCCTCAATTGGGATCGGATCCAGCTCGGGGAGTCCATCGGGTACCTTCCCCAAGACGTCGAATTGCTCGATGGCACTGTGGCGGAGAATATCGCCCGCTTTGGCGCAGTCGATGCCAAACGAGTTGTGGAGGCCGCGCAGTGGACGGGGATCCATGAAATGGTGCTGACCTTGCCGCAGGCCTACGATACGCCGCTGATCGGCGGGGGCGTTGCCCTCTCGGCCGGACAACAGCAACGCATTGGAATTGCCAGAGCGATCTATGGGCGCCCGCGCGTCGTGGTCCTCGATGAACCCAATGCGAACCTCGACATGGCGGGGGAGACCGCCCTCATGGCGACGGTCCAACACCTCCAACGGGACGGCTGTACCGTCGTGGTGGTTACCCATCGCACGAATGTGCTCCAGGTAGTTCATAAGGTCGCGTTGATCATCGGCGGCAAAGTCGCCCACTACGGGCCGCGTGTCGAGGTCCTGGCGGCGATGGCCAAACCGCCGCAGCCCCCAGGTCCGGCAAGGCCGACCGGGTTGGGTTCGAGAGGACCCGGCATGCCGGAACCACAAGAAGTCACCTCGTGA